In Mytilus edulis chromosome 13, xbMytEdul2.2, whole genome shotgun sequence, a single window of DNA contains:
- the LOC139500254 gene encoding uncharacterized protein — MSLEDMDTNINKMISEIKFNKNSTEDCRGIIIQRMCEVREKVNKHLDTLEVRLKEELSTLETKVENDIQLTLKHLEEKKLQNATKQKQLKDLTTYTSNLQTFLGLRHLSSGVITDEAFLRSLVENRSLDEVKIEFEVDENIISLCNNINKFGSVKLRNTASNLRLESQKGKQAQTIEKRNSIENTVVKFVNTFQVNTTADSIYGCDVLPDGKMVFCNYSSESNKDFIAVFSSNSRHLYNISLEQNYAFDVVSLDDNTVVVTSPKPGKCCLMSVDLYRTNFTTTKTQFRCFNITLSEGKLISNAHGRGLISIDATSGNFLSTIKRNVPSDVSLTSFESKIYFCDPGKKTITCCDMEGKSIWTFKDDTVIRNPSGITVDGNGNVYVSNQGLNNVIVISADGTRSKQLLSESDGLKKPKAIQYDRKRNRLLVANLKEKAFLFDISN, encoded by the coding sequence ATGTCTTTAGAAGATAtggacacaaacattaacaaaatgATATcagaaattaaatttaataagaaCAGTACAGAAGACTGCCGTGGTATCATTATACAACGCATGTGCGAGGTTCGGGAAAAAGTCAACAAACATCTGGATACTCTAGAGGTACGTCTGAAAGAGGAACTTTCTACGCTTGAAACAAAAGTCGAAAATGACATACAGCTCACACTCAAACATCTAGAAGAGAAGAAGTTACAAAATGCCACAAAGCAGAAACAATTGAAAGATTTAACGACGTACACGTCTAATCTTCAAACGTTTTTAGGTCTGAGACATTTATCTTCTGGAGTTATCACAGATGAAGCTTTCCTACGGTCTTTAGTAGAAAATAGAAGTTTGGATGAagttaaaattgaatttgaagtGGATGAAAATATAATTAGTTTGTGTAATAATATCAACAAATTTGGATCGGTTAAGCTGCGGAACACTGCGAGTAATCTCCGTCTTGAAAGTCAAAAAGGTAAGCAGGCACAGACTATAGAAAAAAGAAATTCTATTGAAAACACTGTCGTCaaatttgttaatacttttcaaGTCAATACAACAGCAGATTCAATCTATGGATGTGATGTCTTACCAGATGGAAAAATGGTTTTTTGTAACTACTCATCAGAATCAAATAAAGATTTTATAGCTGTATTTTCTTCGAATAGCAGGCATTTATACAATATATCACTAGAACAGAATTATGCATTTGATGTAGTAAGTTTGGATGATAACACTGTTGTCGTTACATCTCCAAAACCCGGTAAGTGTTGTTTAATGTCTGTAGATCTATATAGAACGAACTTTACAACAACTAAAACGCAATTCagatgttttaatataacattaagtGAGGGAAAACTTATATCTAATGCTCATGGAAGGGGCTTAATATCAATCGATGCAACAAGTGGAAATTTTTTGTCCACAATCAAACGAAATGTACCTAGTGATGTATCACTTACATCATTtgaatctaaaatttatttttgtgaCCCCGGAAAAAAAACTATAACCTGCTGTGATATGGAAGGTAAATCAATTTGGACTTTTAAAGATGACACTGTGATACGGAATCCTAGTGGTATAACTGTTGATGGAAATGGAAATGTGTATGTTTCAAACCAAGGTCTCAATAATGTAATAGTGATTTCTGCCGATGGAACTAGAAGTAAGCAGCTGCTCTCTGAATCAGATGGTTTGAAAAAACCAAAGGCAATACAATACGACAGAAAACGAAATCGTCTTTTAGTAGCAAATTTGAAAGAGAAAGCTTTCTTATTTGACATTTCAAACTAA